The genomic interval GAGCTCCAAGCGGGCCCTTCTGGTACCACCGGAAGACGTACACCGGACCAGCGACCGAATTCTGCACCGCAGAGATtctctcctcgtcctcctcggtcacCTGCTATTTCTGCACACAGTTCTCGGGGTTCTCTTCGGTCGTCACGGCTGAGCACTTCGACAACCACAGGTTCGAATCCAAGCTCCACCATTTCGCGCCAACGACACGTGACTCCGCTCACCACTCCCCTTCCTGCGCCTCCAGACGAGTCTCAGCGAGACGACGGGGACGACGAGTCGTTTGAGTAGAACGGGAACCGGGGCTTTTTGCTAACAAAATAACTTATTAATCAGTGATAATACAAGAAATTGATAAAATGGTTATtgggtactgtacacgTGTACGATTTTGAGAGGCGAACGGTACGAAGGGGTGCAAAACACACGTTTAAGAGCCACAAACAAGAACCAATAGCACCTGCCACCCCCAGCTATCCCTTCTCCGGTCCGCACGCGCTCAAAAACCCTTGTTTTATgccaacagacacaaacgccCTAGTGTAGATAGGAGCGGTTCTGTGCCTCTCAGGTGCGAGACGACGCACCATTTCTGCACCTGGTCTCAATACAACCAAACTTGTCATCTCCATACACTACCTTCATTTACTGCATTTCGctgttcctcctctccGAGGCCAGACCATAAACTATCTACGATTATGCCCAAGGGTGCAGTGCCGGTGCAcatgttgtgtttgtgtgccGAGGGTCCCATACACTAAAGAGTGTTGCTTAATTGTAGGGCCGTCTGTTTATAACTTGGTTGAATCCAGGTTGTTGGCAAATAGTCGCTCGATTGCTTCACCATGTCCAACAAGCCGTTTTCGCTCAAGCCTCTGGAGTCCACGGACAACTCCCCCAACTACAACAATCTGGTGTCGTCTTTCCAATCCACCTTTCAGTACTACCAGTTTGGCAATGAGCCCTCCAAGGTCGAGACCATTGATCCCAAGCTCCAGGAGCAGctccccaaggaggacatgCCCAAGGAGCACCAGTCGGTGGCGGTGCAAGACATTCCTTCCCACGATCCGTACGCCGCATACTCGTTTCGATACGTGCATCCTCCGAGCATCAACTACCATCACAACTGGCAGGGAAACTATGCGCTGAACATGACAACGCTTCTGAACCGAGCCCAGAACTGCCAGGAGGACTGCGACGCTATGGACATGGATCCTTCCTACTTCAACGGAATCAACCCCAGCATGCTCAACGCCCCCGGAGCCATGTCGCAGCATTACGCAACCATGGCTCACTACTCGCTGTCGCCAGCCTCGCCCACTTCGGTCATGTCAAACATCCCCAGCAGTCTATCAACTCCtcccgaggaggccaagaaggagtatGAAGACCCCCTGCTGACCTTCACAACCGCAGGCTTCAAAATTCCCGACGACAAGTTCGATTATTCGTCTGTTCTGCATCTCGAAAACGCAGCCATGGCCCAGAGCCATATCGCCCGAGACTTTGAACTCATCCAGTTTGACACGGAGGAAACCAAACACGAGTTTCTCCGGCGGTGCGGGAACCCCTTCTCCAACCTGTCCGCCACAGCCCCTATTCCCGAGGCCGAGTACTGCGCCCAGCTCAACCCGGGAAAGGGAGGACGTCTCACGGTCTACGAGCCCATGTACAAGTCGTACATTTCGACCAAGGTCCTGGAAGACTACTTTTTGAACGGCACTGTCATCAAACCTCGACC from Yarrowia lipolytica chromosome 1F, complete sequence carries:
- a CDS encoding uncharacterized protein (Compare to YALI0F11539g, no similarity), whose protein sequence is MSNKPFSLKPLESTDNSPNYNNLVSSFQSTFQYYQFGNEPSKVETIDPKLQEQLPKEDMPKEHQSVAVQDIPSHDPYAAYSFRYVHPPSINYHHNWQGNYALNMTTLLNRAQNCQEDCDAMDMDPSYFNGINPSMLNAPGAMSQHYATMAHYSLSPASPTSVMSNIPSSLSTPPEEAKKEYEDPLLTFTTAGFKIPDDKFDYSSVLHLENAAMAQSHIARDFELIQFDTEETKHEFLRRCGNPFSNLSATAPIPEAEYCAQLNPGKGGRLTVYEPMYKSYISTKVLEDYFLNGTVIKPRPGNPKCLSKVDIHGQCRYCGEFLVMRNHSYSSHMYSKHGISATTNNVLPLPTKISSIENKRGGIKLQGYCSICRTNVDLNERAKENEWISWFYHQQAHNVVERKQ